From Pelosinus fermentans DSM 17108, the proteins below share one genomic window:
- a CDS encoding sigma-54 interaction domain-containing protein, whose amino-acid sequence MLGDIENMEKVSTELSSVKELFKELEAIISSSYDGMFIADEKGVVLRVNIAYERITGIRASEILGKKLKDLVAAGYYDQSVTLLVIEKREIVTINQTVKNNNKILVTGNPIFDEKGDLFRVVTNVRDITELVSLQSQLLKTKEQTLKYKTELSHLRALHIGNKEIISRSPKMAQVIELATKIADVDSIVLINGESGTGKELIAKLIHKQGKGTSKPFIKINCAAIPEQLLESELFGYEGGAFTGARKEGKPGLFELAHNGTLFLDEIGDLPLLLQVKLLRAIQEKEFIRVGGTKTITFNARIIAATHRNIAKMVKEGVFREDLYYRLMVVPIYLAPLRERKEDVPLLIMHFIDKFNSRFGFNKKIMPQVIDKLVEYSWPGNVRELENIIERMMVTAPSEEITVNLVPETIMDKSFSPKRLTKLKDAVEETEKYLLSENFKEYGSWKKVAEILGIDRTTVFRKVVRYGLEKR is encoded by the coding sequence ATGCTTGGCGATATTGAAAATATGGAAAAAGTGTCTACTGAATTAAGTTCTGTTAAAGAATTATTTAAAGAATTAGAGGCGATTATTAGTTCATCTTATGATGGAATGTTTATTGCAGATGAAAAAGGCGTTGTTTTACGTGTAAATATTGCTTATGAGCGTATTACAGGTATTAGGGCTAGTGAGATATTGGGGAAGAAGTTAAAAGATCTGGTAGCGGCTGGTTATTATGACCAATCGGTTACCTTGCTGGTGATCGAAAAGCGTGAAATCGTTACTATTAATCAAACCGTAAAAAATAATAACAAGATTTTAGTTACAGGAAATCCGATATTTGATGAGAAAGGTGATTTATTTCGAGTCGTAACCAATGTACGTGACATTACAGAACTTGTGAGTTTACAAAGTCAATTATTAAAAACAAAAGAACAAACTTTGAAGTATAAGACGGAATTATCTCATCTACGAGCACTGCACATTGGAAATAAAGAAATTATTTCCCGAAGCCCTAAGATGGCGCAGGTAATTGAACTTGCCACCAAGATTGCGGATGTCGATTCTATCGTATTAATTAATGGTGAATCAGGTACAGGTAAAGAATTAATTGCCAAGTTAATTCATAAACAGGGAAAAGGAACCTCTAAGCCGTTTATTAAGATTAATTGTGCTGCCATTCCGGAACAATTGCTGGAGTCAGAGCTCTTTGGCTATGAGGGGGGAGCATTTACGGGAGCTAGAAAGGAAGGCAAGCCAGGTTTATTTGAATTAGCCCATAACGGTACTCTATTTCTGGATGAAATCGGAGATTTACCGTTACTTTTACAGGTGAAATTGCTGAGGGCCATACAAGAAAAAGAATTTATTAGGGTGGGAGGTACCAAGACAATTACTTTTAATGCAAGAATTATTGCTGCCACTCATAGAAATATTGCGAAGATGGTAAAGGAAGGCGTTTTTCGTGAAGATCTGTACTATCGGCTTATGGTCGTGCCTATTTACCTGGCTCCTTTAAGGGAGCGGAAAGAAGACGTACCCCTTCTAATCATGCATTTTATTGATAAATTTAATAGTCGTTTTGGTTTTAACAAAAAAATCATGCCACAAGTGATTGATAAGTTAGTCGAGTACTCGTGGCCAGGCAATGTGCGTGAGTTGGAAAATATTATAGAACGTATGATGGTAACGGCACCAAGTGAAGAAATTACTGTGAATCTGGTACCTGAGACCATTATGGATAAAAGTTTTTCCCCAAAGCGTTTAACAAAATTGAAGGATGCAGTAGAGGAGACCGAAAAATATCTGTTAAGTGAAAATTTTAAAGAGTATGGATCTTGGAAGAAAGTAGCTGAAATCTTGGGCATTGATCGAACGACAGTCTTTCGTAAAGTTGTTAGATATGGGTTGGAAAAACGATAA
- a CDS encoding NusG domain II-containing protein: MKKIGLTLGDKWLIGMLCVVSFTGIILSVILFPAQANTVAEIRVDNKLFKSITLRQGYYEEIRIGGETEYAIIEVQDGKIRIRQDDSPRQIGVQTGWISKPPQQVVNLPYRIVIHLVSNESLDVDDIAR; this comes from the coding sequence ATGAAAAAGATAGGACTTACATTAGGTGATAAATGGCTGATTGGGATGCTTTGCGTAGTATCGTTTACAGGAATTATTCTTAGTGTGATTCTCTTTCCTGCTCAAGCCAATACAGTTGCTGAAATTCGGGTGGACAATAAGCTGTTTAAATCCATTACCTTAAGGCAAGGCTACTATGAGGAAATTCGTATTGGCGGCGAGACGGAATATGCCATTATTGAAGTCCAGGATGGTAAGATTCGCATACGGCAAGATGATTCTCCCCGCCAGATTGGTGTACAAACGGGATGGATTAGCAAACCGCCCCAACAAGTTGTGAATTTGCCCTATCGTATTGTGATTCACTTAGTATCCAATGAATCTCTTGATGTAGATGATATAGCGCGGTAA
- a CDS encoding 4-hydroxyphenylacetate 3-hydroxylase family protein, with protein MTLKTAEQYEESLRKLNLKVYLQGELVKNPVDHPIIRPSMNSVKMTYELAQNPEYKDLMTATSHLTNQTVNRFCHLHQSTDDLVKKVKMQRLLGQKTAACFQRCVGMDAINAVDSVTFEMDKKLGTDYHKRFTEFLLQMQAEDWTVDGAMTDPKGDRSLSPSKQVDPDLFVHIVEKREDGIVVCGAKAHQTGAINSHMILVMPTIAMVKEDADYAVSFAAPADADGVFYIYGRQSCDTRKLEGGDIDVGNKQFGGHEALMVFDNVFIPWESVFMCGEYEFSGLLVERFAGYHRQSYGGCKVGVGDVLIGATALAADYNGAAKASHVKDKLIEMMHLNETLYACGIACSAEGHKTASGNYIIDLLLANVCKQNVTRFPYEIARLAEDVAGGLMVTMPSEKDLRSSEIGKVVEKYFRGVNSVPTEYRLRILRLIENITLGTAAVGYRTESMHGAGSPQAQRIMIARQGNMEQKKELAKIIAGIPPK; from the coding sequence ATGACTTTAAAAACAGCTGAACAGTATGAAGAAAGCTTGCGCAAACTTAACTTGAAGGTTTATCTGCAAGGTGAGCTGGTAAAAAATCCTGTGGATCATCCAATTATCAGACCATCGATGAATTCTGTGAAAATGACTTATGAGTTAGCACAAAATCCTGAATATAAGGATCTAATGACTGCTACTTCACATTTAACCAATCAGACAGTAAATCGTTTTTGCCATCTGCATCAAAGTACAGATGATCTTGTAAAAAAAGTAAAAATGCAACGCCTGCTAGGTCAAAAGACGGCTGCCTGTTTCCAGCGCTGTGTAGGTATGGATGCGATCAACGCTGTTGACAGTGTTACTTTTGAAATGGATAAAAAACTTGGTACTGATTATCATAAGCGGTTTACTGAATTTCTATTGCAAATGCAAGCAGAGGATTGGACGGTAGATGGTGCGATGACAGATCCCAAAGGTGATCGCAGTTTATCGCCAAGCAAACAAGTTGATCCTGACTTATTTGTGCATATTGTGGAAAAGAGAGAAGACGGTATTGTAGTTTGTGGTGCCAAAGCCCATCAAACAGGTGCCATTAACTCTCATATGATTTTGGTAATGCCAACAATTGCCATGGTTAAAGAAGATGCTGATTATGCTGTTTCCTTTGCTGCTCCAGCGGACGCAGACGGCGTGTTCTATATTTACGGACGTCAATCCTGTGATACCCGTAAGTTGGAAGGCGGCGATATTGATGTTGGAAATAAGCAGTTCGGTGGGCATGAGGCACTTATGGTATTCGACAATGTATTTATTCCTTGGGAAAGTGTCTTCATGTGCGGCGAATATGAATTCAGCGGTCTATTGGTAGAACGTTTTGCTGGATATCATCGTCAAAGCTACGGAGGCTGTAAAGTTGGTGTAGGGGATGTATTAATCGGTGCAACTGCACTAGCTGCCGATTACAATGGTGCAGCGAAAGCTTCTCATGTAAAGGATAAACTCATTGAGATGATGCATCTTAACGAAACTCTATATGCTTGTGGTATTGCCTGCTCAGCTGAAGGGCATAAGACAGCATCAGGTAATTATATTATTGATCTTTTGCTTGCCAATGTCTGTAAACAAAACGTTACCCGGTTCCCTTATGAAATTGCCCGTTTGGCTGAAGATGTTGCTGGTGGTTTAATGGTAACGATGCCATCGGAAAAAGATCTGCGCAGTTCGGAAATTGGCAAAGTGGTTGAAAAATATTTCCGCGGTGTAAATTCAGTACCGACTGAATATCGTTTGCGTATTTTGCGCTTGATTGAAAATATTACCTTAGGTACTGCCGCTGTTGGTTATCGGACAGAATCGATGCATGGAGCCGGCTCGCCCCAGGCACAGCGCATCATGATTGCCCGTCAGGGAAATATGGAGCAGAAAAAAGAGTTGGCTAAGATAATCGCAGGTATCCCTCCAAAGTAA
- the epsC gene encoding serine O-acetyltransferase EpsC, whose amino-acid sequence MSQRFQEQISDIVSTIVASYKENAFPVASASLPNRDSIIESIHMLRELLFPGYFGKQNLIIDTIGYHVGDLLIKIHEKLHEQIGYALKHEAIKNGEVTLDADKRADEIIYAFLRKIPEIRDTLIMDVQAAFDGDPAAGDKDEIIFSYPGILAVSIHRLAHELYLLSVPLIPRIMAEYAHIITGIDIHPGATIGKYFFIDHGTGVVIGETSTIGNNVKIYQGVTLGALSTRGGQNLRGAKRHPTLEDEVTVYSGASILGGDTVIGKGVVIGSNAFITKSVPNGTKVSVKNPELLFKGHSPEDVKEEFVLDWVI is encoded by the coding sequence ATGAGCCAGAGATTTCAAGAACAAATTAGTGACATCGTATCCACAATTGTTGCCAGTTATAAAGAGAATGCCTTTCCTGTGGCTTCTGCGTCTCTTCCGAACCGGGACAGTATCATTGAGAGTATTCATATGCTCAGGGAATTGTTATTCCCAGGGTATTTCGGAAAGCAGAATCTTATTATTGATACAATTGGCTATCATGTTGGTGATTTACTAATTAAAATTCATGAGAAACTTCATGAGCAGATCGGCTACGCTTTAAAACATGAGGCAATTAAAAACGGCGAAGTCACACTGGATGCAGACAAGAGAGCTGATGAAATTATTTATGCATTTTTACGCAAAATACCGGAAATTCGTGATACCCTAATCATGGATGTACAAGCTGCATTTGATGGTGATCCGGCTGCGGGGGATAAGGATGAAATCATATTTTCCTATCCTGGTATTCTCGCAGTAAGTATTCATCGCTTAGCTCATGAATTATATTTGTTGTCTGTTCCGCTTATACCGAGGATTATGGCAGAATATGCCCATATTATAACGGGGATTGATATTCATCCCGGTGCTACTATTGGTAAGTATTTTTTTATTGATCATGGAACAGGTGTGGTAATCGGTGAAACAAGTACGATCGGCAACAATGTCAAAATATATCAAGGCGTTACATTAGGAGCTCTATCTACAAGAGGAGGGCAGAACCTGCGCGGTGCTAAACGTCATCCTACCCTTGAAGATGAAGTTACTGTATATTCTGGTGCTTCCATCTTAGGCGGTGATACGGTTATTGGTAAAGGTGTTGTTATAGGCAGTAATGCTTTTATTACGAAATCCGTTCCAAATGGTACGAAAGTCAGTGTGAAGAACCCTGAATTACTATTTAAAGGTCATTCACCAGAGGATGTAAAAGAAGAGTTTGTTTTGGATTGGGTGATTTAA
- a CDS encoding acetyl-CoA hydrolase/transferase family protein: MNNWRRVYQNKIVSAEQAVQHIKSQDRVVTGHACGEPQALIEALVARSPEIKDVEIVHMVAMGPAKYAQPGQEKSFRHNALFVGGTTRKAVEEKRADFTPCFFSEIPRLFKNNILPVDVALIQITPPDEQGFCSYGVSADYTKTAAECAKIVIAQVNHCLPRTGGASIHLDAVHFIVEQEEPLIELKPPKIGDIEKAIGEHVAALIPDGATLQLGIGAIPDAVLLFLTDKKDLGIHSEMFSDGVVVLAEAGVITNRKKTIHTGKFMATFLMGTKRLYDFVNNNPDVELQSVDYINDPYIIGQHENMISINSALQVNLMGEVNAEMIGPKQFSAVGGQVDFIRGASRSLQGKSIIALPSTASGGTISRIACELDRGAAVTTSRNDVHYVVTEYGMADLRGKCLGERAKSLIAISHPDFRSRLTKEAQEKGLM; encoded by the coding sequence TTGAACAATTGGAGAAGAGTGTATCAAAATAAAATTGTTTCTGCCGAACAAGCAGTACAACATATAAAATCCCAAGATCGTGTAGTGACGGGTCATGCCTGCGGTGAACCGCAAGCACTTATCGAAGCATTAGTAGCCAGGTCACCTGAAATTAAGGATGTAGAGATTGTGCATATGGTTGCAATGGGGCCTGCCAAATATGCTCAACCCGGACAAGAAAAAAGTTTTCGCCATAATGCATTATTTGTCGGAGGAACGACACGAAAGGCAGTAGAGGAAAAACGAGCTGATTTTACTCCCTGCTTTTTTTCGGAAATTCCAAGATTGTTTAAGAATAATATATTGCCGGTAGATGTTGCCTTAATTCAGATTACACCACCCGATGAACAGGGCTTCTGCAGTTATGGTGTTTCGGCAGATTACACTAAAACTGCAGCCGAATGCGCCAAAATAGTGATTGCGCAAGTAAATCATTGTCTCCCCCGGACAGGTGGGGCCAGCATTCATTTAGATGCAGTTCACTTTATTGTGGAGCAAGAGGAGCCATTGATTGAACTTAAACCTCCGAAAATAGGTGATATAGAAAAAGCTATCGGTGAACATGTTGCCGCACTCATTCCAGATGGGGCAACGCTTCAATTAGGTATTGGTGCGATCCCCGATGCGGTCCTATTATTTTTGACAGATAAAAAAGATCTGGGGATTCATTCGGAAATGTTCTCTGATGGCGTAGTGGTACTGGCTGAAGCTGGTGTTATTACTAACCGGAAGAAGACGATTCATACTGGGAAATTTATGGCCACATTTCTGATGGGGACAAAGAGGTTGTATGATTTTGTGAATAATAACCCCGATGTAGAGCTGCAATCCGTAGATTACATTAACGATCCTTATATTATTGGTCAGCATGAAAACATGATTTCTATTAATTCTGCTTTGCAGGTGAATCTGATGGGAGAGGTTAATGCGGAAATGATTGGTCCAAAACAATTTAGTGCTGTAGGTGGGCAGGTAGATTTTATTAGAGGGGCAAGCAGATCACTCCAGGGTAAATCGATTATTGCTTTGCCGTCTACTGCATCGGGCGGTACGATATCACGGATAGCTTGTGAACTGGATCGGGGGGCTGCAGTAACGACTTCCCGTAATGACGTCCATTATGTTGTTACAGAATACGGCATGGCAGATTTACGAGGGAAATGCCTTGGTGAACGGGCAAAATCTCTGATAGCAATAAGTCATCCGGATTTTCGCAGTCGCCTAACGAAAGAAGCACAAGAAAAAGGTCTTATGTAA
- a CDS encoding NifU family protein — protein sequence MEKMQKVIKGKAHSVLSAHNGDIELMEVTSDGFVKVRITGACATCPSAQQTMSEVMEAAVKEAYPESKGVILVHQVSDELINQALKILRKR from the coding sequence ATGGAAAAAATGCAAAAAGTAATTAAAGGAAAGGCTCATTCGGTGCTTAGTGCTCACAATGGAGATATTGAATTAATGGAAGTAACATCTGATGGGTTTGTTAAGGTCAGGATCACTGGGGCATGTGCAACATGTCCCAGTGCCCAACAGACCATGTCTGAAGTGATGGAGGCAGCAGTAAAAGAAGCATATCCAGAAAGTAAGGGAGTCATACTGGTACATCAAGTGAGCGATGAACTAATTAATCAGGCATTAAAGATTCTGCGAAAGAGATAG
- a CDS encoding PLP-dependent aminotransferase family protein yields the protein MDITKMLSGIRIDQSSSAPMYLQLANGLAAKIQNSTLSAGTKLPPERELVKLLEVSRTTIINAYRLLEERGLIITRVGSGTYVAEPSFTDQSSATILWDQLFTPQYKSPLSSLLRTLIATPTADETISLAAGMPDPAFYPLSIIEKALVSSKYDLEVSDFGHITTEGYLPLRHSLAAWQSRMGIQAAPDQFLVASGSQQGLYLIVKVFVEPRDYVIVESPTYLGAIQSLEASGARILTLPPSDNINFELLEDYLIRYRPKLMYTIPTFQNPTGRVMSLHDRQELIRLASRYRLVIIEDDPYSQLYYGQQPPPSLKSLDTYGGVIYMGTFSKILFPGLRTGWVIAAPQVINRLAQEKQHIDLHSNSLSQIILHTCLEEDYLANHLATVRMEYKKRRDAMVGAIRRFCSGYMNFNIPEGGFYLWCSITPPASGAELIRRAATVGVSFVPGEAFYTNGTKSNEIRLCFATHNEELLKEGIRRLGRIFASGAANAAQPSDTAGKPII from the coding sequence ATGGATATTACCAAAATGCTAAGTGGTATTCGAATTGACCAATCCAGTTCAGCCCCCATGTATTTGCAGCTTGCAAATGGTTTAGCTGCAAAAATTCAAAATTCAACCCTTTCTGCTGGCACCAAGCTGCCTCCAGAGCGAGAGCTCGTCAAATTACTGGAAGTTAGCCGTACTACAATCATTAACGCTTACAGACTTTTGGAGGAACGGGGTTTAATAATAACACGAGTGGGAAGCGGCACTTACGTTGCTGAGCCATCATTTACAGATCAGTCATCGGCCACTATTCTTTGGGATCAATTGTTTACACCTCAATATAAATCACCACTGTCATCACTATTGCGCACTTTAATTGCTACTCCCACGGCAGATGAGACAATTTCCCTTGCCGCCGGTATGCCAGATCCGGCCTTTTATCCTCTCTCCATCATTGAAAAAGCTCTTGTATCCAGTAAATATGACCTTGAAGTTTCCGATTTCGGCCACATAACTACCGAAGGCTATCTTCCTCTACGGCATTCTTTAGCCGCATGGCAAAGCCGTATGGGAATACAAGCCGCTCCTGATCAGTTTCTAGTGGCATCCGGCTCGCAGCAAGGTCTGTATCTCATTGTAAAAGTCTTCGTAGAACCTCGTGACTATGTGATTGTAGAATCACCTACCTATTTGGGAGCAATTCAGTCATTAGAAGCTTCTGGCGCTCGCATCCTAACTCTGCCGCCATCTGATAATATAAATTTTGAATTGCTTGAAGACTATCTCATACGCTATCGCCCTAAATTAATGTATACCATTCCTACTTTTCAAAACCCCACTGGCAGGGTTATGTCGCTGCACGATCGGCAGGAATTAATTCGATTAGCCTCGCGCTACCGCTTAGTTATCATAGAAGATGATCCCTATAGTCAGCTCTACTACGGTCAGCAGCCTCCTCCTTCTCTCAAGAGTCTCGACACCTATGGCGGTGTAATTTATATGGGCACTTTCTCAAAAATACTTTTTCCGGGTTTACGGACAGGCTGGGTCATCGCCGCTCCACAAGTTATCAATCGATTAGCACAAGAAAAACAGCACATCGACCTGCACAGCAATAGTCTTTCTCAGATTATTCTTCATACTTGTCTGGAAGAAGATTACCTGGCGAATCATTTAGCTACTGTCCGCATGGAATACAAAAAACGCCGGGATGCTATGGTTGGCGCTATCCGGCGTTTTTGCAGCGGTTATATGAATTTTAATATACCTGAAGGAGGCTTTTATCTCTGGTGCAGCATAACTCCTCCCGCCTCTGGTGCAGAACTTATTCGCCGTGCAGCCACAGTAGGTGTTTCTTTTGTACCTGGTGAGGCTTTTTATACAAATGGAACCAAAAGCAATGAAATACGTCTTTGCTTTGCCACTCATAATGAAGAGCTGCTCAAAGAAGGCATACGAAGATTAGGGCGCATCTTTGCATCAGGTGCTGCCAATGCAGCACAGCCGTCAGACACAGCTGGCAAACCCATTATTTAA
- the aldA gene encoding aldehyde dehydrogenase, with amino-acid sequence MKSYQMFINGEFIANESRKMISVINPATEAIVSEIPAGTREDVETAVKAAEQAQKSWAKLPAIVRAGYLKEIAQGIRENSEELARIIAEEQGKILPLARVEANFTADYMDYMAEFARRYEGEIIESDRPNENIFLFKLPIGVIGGILPWNFPFFLIARKLAPALVTGNTIVIKPSSETPNNAFEFAKIVAKTSLPKGVFNLVSGAGSVVGNALAGHPKIGMVSFTGSVEGGIAIMRAAAENVTKVSLELGGKAPAIVMADADLDLAVKAICASRIINTGQVCNCAERVYVHESVAEQFIAKMTVAMKNVKYGSPLEDETIDMGPLVSKQQLEQVEASVAKAVKDGATLVVGGKRADRGVGFYFEPTVLINCRQNTDIMQKETFGPVLPIATFKDLDEAIELANDSDFGLTSSIYTQNIDVAMRACKEIKFGETYVNRENFEAMQGFHAGWRKSGIGGADGKHGLEEYLQTHVVYMQYNQNVK; translated from the coding sequence ATGAAAAGTTATCAGATGTTCATTAATGGTGAATTTATTGCTAATGAGTCAAGAAAAATGATATCGGTCATAAATCCAGCCACTGAAGCCATTGTTTCTGAAATCCCTGCAGGAACGCGGGAAGATGTTGAGACTGCTGTAAAAGCGGCTGAACAAGCACAAAAATCTTGGGCGAAGCTTCCAGCTATTGTACGTGCTGGCTATCTAAAGGAAATCGCTCAAGGCATACGAGAAAATTCGGAAGAACTCGCCCGTATTATAGCCGAAGAACAAGGTAAAATATTGCCCCTTGCCAGAGTGGAAGCTAACTTTACAGCTGATTATATGGATTACATGGCCGAATTTGCCAGGCGTTATGAAGGTGAGATCATCGAAAGTGATCGCCCTAATGAAAATATTTTTCTATTTAAATTACCAATCGGTGTTATTGGTGGAATCCTGCCTTGGAATTTCCCCTTCTTTTTAATTGCTCGTAAATTGGCACCTGCTTTAGTCACAGGAAATACGATTGTCATTAAGCCAAGCAGCGAAACACCTAATAATGCCTTTGAATTTGCCAAGATTGTGGCAAAGACATCCTTGCCGAAAGGTGTCTTCAACTTGGTATCCGGTGCTGGTTCTGTGGTGGGGAATGCCCTGGCTGGACATCCTAAAATTGGTATGGTAAGCTTTACGGGAAGCGTAGAGGGTGGCATTGCTATCATGAGAGCTGCGGCAGAGAATGTGACGAAGGTCTCTTTGGAATTAGGGGGGAAAGCTCCCGCCATTGTAATGGCGGATGCAGATCTTGATCTGGCAGTGAAAGCCATATGTGCTTCCCGCATTATTAATACTGGTCAAGTTTGCAACTGCGCAGAGCGGGTCTATGTTCATGAATCCGTTGCAGAGCAGTTTATTGCTAAAATGACAGTTGCGATGAAAAATGTTAAGTATGGCAGCCCACTAGAGGATGAAACGATTGATATGGGCCCCTTAGTCAGTAAACAGCAGTTAGAGCAGGTGGAGGCTTCTGTTGCGAAGGCTGTTAAAGATGGTGCTACCTTAGTTGTAGGAGGTAAGCGGGCAGACCGAGGAGTAGGCTTTTATTTTGAACCGACTGTACTTATCAATTGCAGGCAAAATACGGATATTATGCAGAAAGAAACCTTTGGCCCTGTATTACCCATCGCTACATTCAAAGATTTAGATGAAGCGATTGAACTGGCTAATGATTCTGACTTTGGACTGACTTCCTCCATCTATACGCAAAATATTGATGTTGCCATGAGAGCGTGTAAAGAGATTAAATTTGGTGAAACCTATGTAAATCGGGAAAACTTTGAAGCTATGCAAGGTTTTCATGCTGGCTGGCGCAAATCTGGTATTGGCGGTGCTGATGGAAAACATGGCTTAGAAGAATATCTCCAAACTCATGTGGTATATATGCAATATAATCAGAATGTAAAATAA